TATTCATCCTCCTTGAATGGGAGGAAGTATGTCATATGAGAAAATTAATGGAAGATGCAGCCGTCTGGACGGTTACTTTTATTCTTTCAAGGTCAGGGGCTGAAACGTTGGCAAAAGGGCATTCGCCTATGGCCGGTGAAATCCATATACGGTAGAGGCTTTCTTCTCTTTTCCATGATTTTGCAGATTTATTGGATTCTGCTTGTGGTCGATAGAATTGTGTCCATATTTCATCAAAAGTAATGCCTTTATCTTTCTCTGCCTTTTCGCGGGTTTCTTTTTCCTTGAGGGCGGCGGTGGCCATTTCTTTTTTCTGTTTCAGGGTCTGTGGAAATTTACCTTGGGCCTGACTGACTTTAAGCTCACTCAGAATATTAGCTGCATCCTGAGCTTTGAACCCATTGCTTGCCCAACCTATGGGCTCGGTTTTGGTCTTGCCATCCTTACCTCCATTTTCTGTACAACTCCTGTACAACTTTTTTAAGAGATGGATAATGATCACAAGTGATAATAAGTGAAACTTATCCAGTTAAAAAGTTAGTTAAAACAATGGTTAACTGAATTTTTGAGAAGATGTGTGATTTCTTCTGAAACCCAATAAAACGGACTAAAAACCCGCCGGTAGTAATACCATGAGAGTTCAATTCTCTCTCCCGGTAACAGATAAATCAAGGGTTTACAGTTTAACGACTGTAAACCCTTTTTTTGTGCGTGGTGTTCTGTAGGGTCTACACCAAACAAAGGGGCAGTTGCCTAGTTAGTTATGTTGTATTTCATTTGCTGAAAGAGACCGAAAGCGAACTGAATACCATCACCAGCGATATGGGCAGCCATCTTTAGAAGCGCAGGAACAAAGATTGAAGCAGCAATATCAGAGAATCGCCGAACAAGGGCAAAGGATAGCCGAGTTGGAAAAGGAAGTGCAAGGTTGCCTAGACTTGCAGAGCGGATTGGATGGTGCGTTGAAGGAGTTGGGGCGGTTGTGCGGGCGGTGAGGAAGTCTGTTCGGAGAGGGATGGGGATGTAAGTTGCCGATGATACAGGGCTTCGAAGGTTTTCTATGATTTATCGGCGTTATCTTTAAAAGTTGAAAATAGTTTAATACGTGGACAGTAGAATGGGAGACAGAGTAAAGAATGGCATCATATGGATTTGATTTGAATTTTAAACACAATTTCGGAGATTCTGAGGATGAAAATATTTCTTGTTTCGTGTGTTAAGATAAAACAAAGTGTTCCCTGTGAAGCTGGAAAAATGTACACATCAGACTGGTTTAAGAAAGCCAAAGCGTATACAAAAAAACATTGTGATGAATGGTATATTTTGTCTGCAAAGTATGGCCTTTTGCGTCCTGATGAGATTGTAACGCCGTATGAAGAAACTCTATTAAAGAAAAGGAAAGTAGAACGCTTGAAGTGGGCTGATATGGTAATTACTGACCTTTATAAAATTATATCACCGCAGGATGAAGTAACAATTCTCGCTGGTCTTAACTATCGAGAATTTCTGACTCCATGGCTTGAAGAACGTGGAAACAAAGTTATTATTCCTTTAGAGGGTCTTGCCATTGGGAAACAAAAGAGGTGGTTTAATGAAAATAAATGATCGTGTGGAAGACATTTCAAGACTTTACGGAATTCTTGATGAGCTTGAGGGACGTCTCGGAGGAAAGCAAGAACTTTCAGTATGTAATGGGCGTATGAAGTGGCCGAGACAAGGTGTTTATCTCTTCTTTGAAAAAGGAGAAGAAAGGACGGGCAGTGGGAGCGGGCTCCGGGTTGTTCGTGTAGGTACTCATGCTGTTTCTATCGGTTCAAAATCAAAACTCTGGAATCGTTTGAAACAGCATAAAGGCAATACTGGGAATGGTGGCGGTAATCACCGGGGTTCTATATTCAGATTGAATATTGGAATGGCTCTTCAAAAAACTGGAAGAATAGCTTCTACCTGTTCATGGGGAAAAGGTTTATCTTGCAGCTCAGAAGTGAGGGGTGTTGAACTTGGGGCAGAGAAGATTGTTTCTGAGTACATGGGAGAGATGCCATTTTTGTATGTCTGCGTCGAGGATGAACCCAGCAAAAACAGCGATCGAGCTATTCTTGAAAAGAATCTAATAGGTTTGCTCAGTAATTACGAACATTCGCCAATTGATCCACCAAACAAAACTTGGCTTGGCAGTAGCTGTCCCAAGCCTGAAATTCGTTTGTCTGGGCTTTGGAATTCTAATTATGTCGAATCGGATTACGATCCACTTTTTCTTGATTTGTTGGAGCGTTATGTTAAGGCGATGTAAAACAAGTTTTAGGGGCTGTACCAGATAACTCCTCTAGGTTATCTTTATGGCAATGAGAAAAAGCCGGTGAAAGAAAGAAAAGCAGCTTCGTTTAATAGAGCATTTCGTTGCTGGAACTACAGATCGTTGTGCTGCTGATCTTGTCGGCGTGAACGTTAAAACTGCTGCTTACTATTTTCACATGCTCCGAGAAATCATCACCGAAGAGTCCAAGAATGAAGGATTACTTTCTGGTGAATTCGAGGTGGATGAAAGCTATTTTGGTGGTAGGCGAAAGGGCAAGAGAGGACGAGGCTCAGCAGGAAAAGTTCAGCCTGATAGCATCAGTTTACTCTGACTACTGGCGAGGATATAATGTTTTGGATGTTTCTGAGTTCAAGCACTTTAGAATCAACCACTCAAAACTGTTCGCTGACAGTCACAACCATATCAATGGAATTGAGAAATTTTGGAACCAGGCCAAGCGTCACATGAGAAAATTTAATGGTATCCCAGCCAAACATTTTCCTTTATTTTTAAAGGAATGTGAGTGGTGTTTTAACAACAGTAATTCGCTAAGTTCGTTTAACCAATTGAAACAGTGGCTTAAGATGTATATGGACTAGTTGTCTGGTACAGCCTCAAGTTTTATTATGAGCGGACCTAATTAAAATGTTAAACAAAAAACGGATCGTTTGTTTTTCGTTTAACATTTTAGCATTGTATAGTAATTAAGACTTAGCTAAAATAATAAATATGCCAACCTATCACCCACCCCACACAATAACCCCAACCATCGTAAATCTGATATCCCAGATAAGCGAGGTAGTAGGGCGTTTGACCGTCCTTACCGATAATTCAAAGGAATTGCGGCTAAGGCGCATCAATCGAGTGCGCACTATTCGCGGTTCTTTAGCTATTGAAGGGAACAACCTAAGCGAAGAGCAGATTACTGCGATTCTGGACGGCAAAAGGGTAATAGCCCCGCCCCGTGAAATTCAGGAAGTTCGTAACGCCATTGCTGCTTATGATCAGTTCGGTAGTTGGTCGGTGGAGCGGGAAGCTGACTTGCTTGAGGCACATAGCGTGCTTATGTCCGGACTGATAGATGAGGCTGGTGCTTATCGTCACTCCGGTGTCGGCGTGATTGCGGGTGAAAGGGTAATTCACATGGCCCCGCCTGCGAAGCGAGTTTCTATTTTAATGCAGGATCTTTTTGGATGGCTTGCCGCTACTGACGATCATCCGCTAATAGCAAGCTCAGTTTTTCATTACGAATTTGAATTCATACATCCTTTCGCAGACGGCAACGGTCGTATGGGCCGTTTGTGGCAGACACTTATTTTGAACCGCTGGAATCCTTTGTTTGCAGATATCCCGGTCGAAAGTCTGATCTATGAGCACCAAGAAGAATATTACGACGCTCTACAACAGAGCACAGATAAAGCTGATTCAGCTCCATTCATCGAGTTCATGCTCAGGATGATTTTGGATGCTATTGCATCTGCGACCCCCCAAGTTGGCCCCCAAGTTACCCCCCAAGTTAAGGCGTTGGTAGAAGCCATTTCAGGCGAAATGAGCCGTGATGAGATTCAAGCTGTTTTGGGTCTGAAAGATCGTAAGTCATTTAGAGAGCTTTATCTCAAGCCAGCTCTAGAAGAAGGGCTTATTGAAATGACTATTCCTAGTAAGCCTAATAGTAAGTTGCAGAAGTACCGTTTGACTGAGAAGGGGCAGCGGGCATTTCGTGGTCTATAGTTGCCTCACCATGTGTTATGGCTTTTTCTTGACTTCAAAGTGCTTTCCTCCGAGGTAGATAATTTCATATTTGTAAGTTTTATAGGGAGGCCAGTTTAATTGTCTTATCTGCTGAAAATATGCTTTTATATTATTCCCTCTAACTTCTGGGCATTTTCGCCAAAAAGATGGCGTAATATTGAAATTTGATTGTTCTTCTGTTTCATTGAAAATTAAGGTTATTTTTCCTGCATATTCCGGGTCTATATTCTCAGCTATACATTTGCGTAGTTCAGGAGAGCGAAAGCCATATGTAATGTCTTTTGCTGCTGTTTTCCATGAGGATGCGATCATTTTATTCTCCGTGTAGTGGTTTTCAGTGTTTCTTAGGTGCGAGAAGTTTTTTCTCGTAGAGAGTTTGTACCTTTAATTTGCATCTTTTGATACATATCCCCCACAACCTCACTTGCCTTCATCATGGCATCATCACGCAGGTGTGCATATCTTTGAACCATTGACGGTGTTTTATGGGTGAGCAGTTTTTGCAGAGTGTACATGTCTACTTGTCCCGAACTGGCGAGGGTAGAGGCAAAGAAGTGTCGCAGTCCGTGCATAGGACGAAAATCTTTGGCCAGTCCTGCATTGTCAGATATACGCCGAAAGGGAATACGCATTTCTTTTGTTGGGCCGTTATCTCTACCGGGGAAAATGTATTCGCTGATCAGTTCCATCTTTTGGGTCTTTGAGTGTGATGAAGCCACGATTAAAATCAATGTCATTCCATCTCAGCTTAAATATTTCGCCTTTTCTCATGCCTGTATAGAGGGCCATAAGCGTCATGTTCGCCGCAGGTTTATTCGATGAGGTTTCAATGGCTTCCATGAGTGATGAAAGCTGTCTGGGCGTGAGTTCTTCAGTTTTGATGTTCCGGGAACAGGCCGCGATCCTGTGCTTGCGGCTTTGTTTCCGTTTAAGATAATTAAATTTTATTATGATTGTATTTAGCACTATACCTCTTTAATCTCTCCCATAATGCTTTTTTGTTTGAGAAAGGCTGAAATTAACTTTTATCATGGGGTCGTGAGCTATGAAAAACAGTTTCCGTATACTTGCATCTGTCTTTTTATTTATGTTTTTACTTTCCATTTCAACCATATCTACTGCAACCGCCAAAATGTCCATTCCTGACGATTGCCCATGCAAAGGGTCGATTACAAATCTTATTGATGCGTACAATAGTGATAAGGTCTTTAAGGTGCATATTGATGAAGCATTCAAAAATATGCAGCCCGTCCCGGAAGGATACAGGAAAGGTGGAAATCCTTGGATCGGAAAATCTTTTGCCGACCTGATTCCGTTTTTTGTGGAGTGGAGTTCATTTCTACCGGAAGCAAAAGGCAGTGAGGATAACGCACTTAAATATATCGAACAGATGGATCTGTTTGCGTATAAAAATCCATTTGGCAGAGTGGCTTTCCAGACTTCGCCGGGAGTTGAGATTTTTAACCGCTTTGCGAGTGAACGCGGTGATTTTTTATCCAGCAGTGCTTCTACAAAAAAAGTAGCTAAATGGCTTGCTGATCCCCGCATTGAAAGTGAAGAATACGTTTTGCCTGATCCCGCAGCCGCTGACGGCGGGTTTAAGTCTTATAATGAATTTTTTTCCCGCAAGTTTAAAGATATCAATAAGGTTCGTCCGCAGACTATGCCGGACCGGGATTATATCATTTCTTCACCGACCGATGCTACTGTGAATTCCATCCCTGTAAAAATTGTAGACGGAACCACTAAGCTTAGTACTAAAGGTACTCAGGAACTGAATATTAAGGAACTGCTGGACGGATCACGCTATTGGAAGAAGTTTGTAGGTGGCACGGCTCTGTCTTGTGTCCTGATGCCTAATACTTACCATTATTACCATGCTCCAGTCGGCGGTCAGGTTCTTGAAACCCGTCTTGTGGATGGAGCATTGGTGGGTATGGAAGAGTTTGTTAAATTCGCTCCGGCTCATGGTAATGTAGGGGCTCCCGGAGCAAGTTTCGGTGCGTTTGAAAGCTATGCGCGCGGTTATTTTATCATAGATACCGGAAAATACGGTTTGGTAGGAGTTATTCCGGTAGGACTCAGCACTGTTGGATCAGTTGTGTTCGAAGATAAGTTCCTCAAAGCGGACGGTCCAGTCGCCATCAACCGCGGTGATGAACTGGGACATTTTCTTTATGGTGGGTCTCTGGTCATTTTGGTTTTTGAACCCGGACAATATGGTTCCGATGCTATTAAGGTTCGTTTGGGAAATCAGATCGGTATTTTTGATACCAGCTCAAATAAATAGTGTTTGAGAAATCAAAAACCGAGTACAATAATAAAA
This genomic stretch from Maridesulfovibrio ferrireducens harbors:
- a CDS encoding DUF6884 domain-containing protein gives rise to the protein MKIFLVSCVKIKQSVPCEAGKMYTSDWFKKAKAYTKKHCDEWYILSAKYGLLRPDEIVTPYEETLLKKRKVERLKWADMVITDLYKIISPQDEVTILAGLNYREFLTPWLEERGNKVIIPLEGLAIGKQKRWFNENK
- a CDS encoding Fic family protein, with the protein product MTVLTDNSKELRLRRINRVRTIRGSLAIEGNNLSEEQITAILDGKRVIAPPREIQEVRNAIAAYDQFGSWSVEREADLLEAHSVLMSGLIDEAGAYRHSGVGVIAGERVIHMAPPAKRVSILMQDLFGWLAATDDHPLIASSVFHYEFEFIHPFADGNGRMGRLWQTLILNRWNPLFADIPVESLIYEHQEEYYDALQQSTDKADSAPFIEFMLRMILDAIASATPQVGPQVTPQVKALVEAISGEMSRDEIQAVLGLKDRKSFRELYLKPALEEGLIEMTIPSKPNSKLQKYRLTEKGQRAFRGL
- a CDS encoding phosphatidylserine decarboxylase, with amino-acid sequence MKNSFRILASVFLFMFLLSISTISTATAKMSIPDDCPCKGSITNLIDAYNSDKVFKVHIDEAFKNMQPVPEGYRKGGNPWIGKSFADLIPFFVEWSSFLPEAKGSEDNALKYIEQMDLFAYKNPFGRVAFQTSPGVEIFNRFASERGDFLSSSASTKKVAKWLADPRIESEEYVLPDPAAADGGFKSYNEFFSRKFKDINKVRPQTMPDRDYIISSPTDATVNSIPVKIVDGTTKLSTKGTQELNIKELLDGSRYWKKFVGGTALSCVLMPNTYHYYHAPVGGQVLETRLVDGALVGMEEFVKFAPAHGNVGAPGASFGAFESYARGYFIIDTGKYGLVGVIPVGLSTVGSVVFEDKFLKADGPVAINRGDELGHFLYGGSLVILVFEPGQYGSDAIKVRLGNQIGIFDTSSNK